From a region of the Helianthus annuus cultivar XRQ/B chromosome 5, HanXRQr2.0-SUNRISE, whole genome shotgun sequence genome:
- the LOC118492181 gene encoding protein Ycf2-like has product LSNLKKSQKRWFDPLIFFYRTERSMNRDPDAYRYKWSTGSNNFQEHLEHFVSEQKSRLQVVFDRLRINPYSIDWSEVIDKKDLSKSLRFFLSKLLLFLSNSLPFLFVSFGNIPIHRSEIYIYQLKGPNDPQFLESIGLQIVHLKKLKPFLLDDHETCQKSKFLINGGTISPFLFNKIPKWMIDSFHTRNNHRKSFDNTDSYFSMIFHDQYNWLNPVKSFHRSSLRSSFYKGNQLRFLNNPHHFCFYCNKRFPFYVEKARINNYDFTYGQFLNILFIRNKIFSLCVGKKKHAFWGRDTISAIESQVSNIFIPKAFPQSGDETYNLYKSFHFPSRSNPFVRRAIYSIADISGTPLTEGQIVNFERTYCQPLSDMNLSDSEGKNLYQYLNFNSNMGLIHTTCSEKYLPSEKRKKRSLCLKKCVEKGQMYRTFQRDSAYSTLSKWNLFQTYMPWFLTSTGYRYLKFLFLDTFSDLLPILSSSQKFVSIFHDIMPGSDISWRILQKKFCLPQWNLISEISSKCFHNLLLSEEMIHRNNESPLISTHLTNVREFLYAILFLLLVAAYLVCTHLLFVFGASSELQAEFEKVKSLMIPSSMIELRKILDRYPTSEPNSFWLKNLFLVALKQLGDSLGGNMLLGGGPAYGVKSIRSKKKYLNINLIDIIDLISIIPNPINRITFSRNTRHLSHTSKEIYSLIRKRKNVNGDWIDDKIESWVANSDSIDDEKREFLVQFSTLTTEKRIDQILLSLTHSDHLSKNDSGYQMIEQPGAIYLRDLVDIHKKYLMNYEFNTSSLAERRIFLAHYQTITYSQTSCGANSFHFPSHGKPFSLRLALSLSRGILVIGSIGTGRSYLVKYLAKNSYLPFITVFLKKFLDNKSQGFDDIIFHLALENAII; this is encoded by the coding sequence TTATCGAATTTGAAAAAGAGTCAGAAGAGATGGTTCGATcctcttatttttttttatcgAACCGAGAGATCCATGAATCGGGATCCTGATGCATATAGATACAAATGGTCCACTGGGAGCAATAATTTCCAGGAACATTTGGAACATTTCGTTTCTGAGCAGAAGAGCCGTTTGCAAGTAGTGTTCGATCGATTACGTATTAATCCATATTCGATTGATTGGTCTGAGGTTATCGACAAAAAAGATTTGTCTAAGTCACTTCGTTTCTTTTTGTCCAAGTTGCTTCTTTTTTTGTCTAACTCACTTCCTTTTTTGTTTGTCAGTTTCGGGAATATCCCCATTCATAGGTCCGAGATCTACATCTATCAATTGAAAGGTCCGAACGATCCACAGTTTTTAGAATCAATAGGTCTTCAAATCGTTCATTTGAAAAAATTGAAACCCTTCTTATTGGATGATCATGAGACTTGCCAAAAATCGAAATTCTTGATCAATGGAGGAACAATATCACCATTTTTGTTCAATAAGATACCAAAGTGGATGATTGACTCATTCCATACTAGAAATAATCACAGGAAATCCTTTGATAACACGGATTCCTATTTCTCAATGATATTCCACGATCAATACAATTGGCTGAATCCCGTGAAATCATTTCATAGAAGTTCATTGAGATCTTCTTTTTATAAAGGAAATCAACTTCGATTCTTGAATAATCCACATCACTTCTGCTTCTATTGTAACAAAAGATTCCCCTTTTATGTGGAAAAGGCCCGTATCAATAATTATGATTTTACGTATGGACAATTCCTCAATATCTTGTTCATTCGCAACAAAATATTTTCTTTGTGCGTCGGTAAAAAAAAACATGCTTTTTGGGGGAGAGATACTATTTCAGCAATCGAGTCACAGGTATCTAACATATTCATACCTAAGGCTTTTCCACAAAGTGGTGACGAAACGTATAACTTGTACAAATCTTTCCATTTTCCAAGTCGATCTAATCCATTCGTTCGTAGAGCTATTTACTCGATCGCAGACATTTCTGGAACACCTCTAACAGAGGGACAAATAGTCAATTTTGAAAGAACTTATTGTCAACCTCTTTCAGATATGAATCTATCTGATTCAGAAGGGAAGAACTTGTATCAGTATCTCAATTTCAATTCAAACATGGGTTTGATTCACACTACATGTTCTGAGAAATATTTACCATCCGAAAAGAGGAAAAAACGGAGTCTTTGTCTAAAGAAATGCGTTGAGAAAGGGCAGATGTATAGAACTTTTCAACGAGATAGTGCTTATTCAACTCTCTCAAAATGGAATCTATTCCAAACATATATGCCATGGTTCCTTACTTCGACAGGGTACAGATAtctaaagtttttatttttagatACTTTTTCAGACCTATTGCCGATACTAAGTAGCAGCCAAAAATTTGTATCCATTTTTCATGATATTATGCCTGGATCAGATATATCATGGCGAATTCTTCAGAAAAAATTCTGTCTTCCACAATGGAATCTGATAAGTGAGATTTCGAGTAAGTGTTTCCATAATCTTCTTCTGTCCGAAGAAATGATTCATCGAAATAATGAGTCACCATTGATATCGACACATCTGACAAATGTTCGGGAGTTCCTCTATGCaatccttttccttcttcttgttgCTGCATATCTCGTTTGTACAcatcttctctttgttttcggggCCTCTAGTGAGTTACAGGCAGAGTTTGAAAAGGTCAAATCTTTGATGATTCCATCATCTATGATTGAGTTGCGAAAAATTCTGGATAGGTATCCTACATCTGAACCGAATTCGTTCTGGTTAAAGAATCTCTTTCTAGTTGCTTTGAAACAATTAGGAGATTCTCTAGGTGGCAACATGCTATTGGGTGGTGGTCCCGCTTATGGGGTCAAATCAATACGCTCTAAGAAGAAATATTTGAATATCAATCTCATCGATATCATCGATCTCATAAGTATCATACCAAATCCCATCAATCGAATCACTTTTTCGAGAAATACGAGACATCTAAGTCATACAAGTAAAGAGATCTATTCATtgataagaaaaagaaaaaacgTGAACGGGGACTGGATTGATGATAAAATAGAATCCTGGGTTGCAAACAGTGATTCGATTGATGATGAAAAAAGAGAATTCTTGGTTCAGTTCTCCACCTTAACGACAGAAAAAAGGATTGATCAAATTTTATTGAGTCTGACTCATAGTGATCATTTATCAAAGAATGACTCTGGTTATCAAATGATTGAACAACCGGGAGCAATTTACTTACGAGACTTAGTTGACATTCATAAAAAGTATCTAATGAATTATGAGTTCAATACATCCTCTTTAGCAGAAAGACGGATATTCCTTGCTCATTATCAGACAATCACTTATTCACAAACTTCGTGTGGGGCTAATAGTTTTCATTTCCCATCTCATGGAAAACCCTTTTCGCTCCGCTTGGCCTTATCTCTCTCTAGGGGTATTTTAGTGATAGGTTCTATAGGAACTGGACGATCTTATTTGGTCAAATACCTAGCGAAAAACTCCTATCTTCCTTTCATTACGGTATTTCTGAAAAAGTTCCTGGATAACAAGTCTCAAGGTTTTGATGATATCATATTCCATCTTGCTTTAGAAAATGCTATCATTTAA
- the LOC118492564 gene encoding ATP synthase subunit beta, chloroplastic-like, producing MELINNIAKAHGGVSVFGGVGERTREGNDLYMEMKESGVINEQNIAESKVALVYGQMNEPPGARMRVGLTALTMAEYFRDVNEQDVLLFVDNIFRFVQAGSEVSALLGRMPSAVGYQPTLSTEMGSLQERITSTKEGSITSIQAVYVPADDLTDPAPATTFAHLDATTVLSRGLAAKGIYPAVDPLDSTSTMLQPRIVGDEHYETAQQVKQTLQRYKELQDIIAILGLDELSEEDRLTVARARKIERFLSQPFFVAEVFTGSPGKYVGLAETIRGFQLILSGELDGLPEQAFYLVGNIDEATAKAMNLEMESNSKK from the coding sequence ATGGAATTGATTAACAATATTGCCAAAGCTCACGGAGGCGTATCTGTATTTGGCGGAGTCGGTGAACGGACTCGTGAAGGAAATGATCTTTACATGGAAATGAAAGAATCTGGAGTCATTAATGAACAAAATATTGCAGAATCAAAAGTGGCTCTAGTTTACGGTCAAATGAACGAACCGCCGGGAGCTCGTATGAGAGTTGGTTTGACTGCCCTAACAATGGCGGAATATTTCCGAGATGTTAATGAACAAGACGTTCTTTTATTTGTTGACAATATCTTCCGTTTTGTCCAAGCAGGATCTGAAGTATCCGCCTTGTTGGGTAGAATGCCTTCCGCTGTGGGTTATCAACCTACCCTTAGTACCGAAATGGGTTCTTTACAAGAAAGAATTACTTCTACCAAAGAAGGGTCCATAACTTCTATTCAAGCTGTTTATGTACCTGCAGATGATTTGACCGACCCTGCTCCTGCTACGACATTTGCACATTTAGATGCTACGACCGTATTATCAAGAGGATTGGCTGCCAAAGGTATCTATCCAGCAGTAGATCCTTTAGATTCAACGTCAACTATGCTACAACCCCGGATCGTTGGTGACGAACATTATGAAACTGCACAACAGGTTAAGCAAACTTTACAACGTTATAAAGAACTTCAAGATATTATAGCTATTCTTGGATTAGACGAATTATCCGAAGAAGATCGTTTAACCGTAGCAAGAGCGCGAAAAATTGAGCGTTTCTTATCACAACCTTTTTTCGTAGCAGAAGTATTTACGGGTTCTCCGGGAAAATATGTTGGTTTAGCAGAAACAATTAGAGGCTTTCAATTAATCCTTTCCGGAGAATTAGATGGTCTTCCCGAACAGGCCTTTTATTTGGTAGGTAACATCGATGAAGCTACGGCGAAGGCTATGAACTTAGAAATGGAGAGCAATTCGAAGAAATGA